A segment of the Vanessa cardui chromosome 22, ilVanCard2.1, whole genome shotgun sequence genome:
TGAGCTATATACCTTACTAGTTTGGCAGCCAAATGAAGTGATTTTCCAAAGCAAATTCTGAGATCAAAGAATGATCGAATTTCTCTGTTTTTCCCTCTCTATGTATATATGAGTATAGTGATGTGTAGTGGCGTGTGAGTGAAGTTATTACGAATTACTGAGGTCTTATATTATAAGCTAAgttgtttgttaaaatttgtcGTGCTGGATATCGTTGTGAGGTAACATCGCTTGctggttttttttaaacttttaatgtgTTATGCATTTGATTCAAAACTTTGCTGGTAAGTCGATGGAATTGATGCTTACTATTTAATCATTGATGATTATGTTTTCTTTACTGAGagggatattattattatttttatagagtgacaggagggctggttcgttttttgcccagaggatcggaattgcgattcaacggggaaatgctgctagcattcttgccaccattccacgcggtcaagatttatacagtaactagttttagttcatatttctttacTTAATCGATTTCTTACAAATTGGATCAGAAAATGCGTAAACTTTGATTGCCAAACAATATTGGCAGATTATATACAATCTTAATGAATGTTAAAGGTCGTTGTTTGACATAAGAAATCGAGATAAAGgaaacattatttatgtacaGTTTGACCGTAAatctgtataatatgtataatatggaatagttattattttatgaaaaaaaaatatttgaagtctATAGTGTATGAAATCTTAGGACATATCTTAAGACTCTTATCTTACTCATAGCATACGTTATCATACCTGGTTGTAGGTATTTATACCTCCGATGCAAAAAGGGCTGTTCAAATTTTAACATATGTACTTGTGTGTTTGTCTGTGTCGTAGTAAGATATAAGtcgattgaattttttttatttagcatgttttgttttgaaaggGGCCTTGATCGatactgtttttaattaagaaatagtgCTTGGTTGTTTAAACCATTATTTACATCCCCTATGCGCTACCAGCCTTGGAAATTAAGATGTAATGACCCTTAAGCGTATATTTAACTGACCCTTTAAaatggaatacaacaatattaggTATTGTTGCTTAGTGGTGTTATTGTTATGAGTGttgcctcctggctatttatattcatattcaatatgtgttaaaataatttgacaaaaaaaaaatacaatttctgTCTCAGGTATTTCATTTTCCGAAACAGTGGTAGTATTTattttgaccatcaataagtgaGTGTAATCTTTTTAcaatgaataaagttatttgagtttgattgGGTGGTATCCAGACGTACTTTTAAAAAGACCTATTACTCATTAGTAATAGATGGCGTATTGCGAACGTATATAATGATCTATAGtttaaacaaatgtaattaaacaaaggcaatacacgaatattttaattaactcgtCGTTTTTCCTCAAACTTACCAATGACAGTGCGGTTTCTGAATCGAATGTGAGTCGCAGTTCCGTGCCTTTGCTTATTGATTTCTTTATAGTTATATTGTATCCATCTTCTAAGCCAGTTTTGAAATACGATAATATATCATCGTTATGAAGACACGGTTTCACTTGGAAACTGGGTAATGGACGCACACTCTTGTAGAATTTGATCGTGTTcacttttattaatatcgataaaaGAATTAAAAGTAATTGATATATAACTTTCATTATCGAAATTTGTTTCTTTCACAAGTCACATGTTGCTAAGGATTTTTTTGCACTGTTTTTCTTATCATTTATAATCACTGTTAGGGTTTacacattgtattatttgtttgccttttatatttatattaattcaattgataCGAGCTTGATCTGAGAATATGTGAGCTACACTACTTGACAGATCATCACAGTTACAGTTCGAACGTTAAAACAGTCTAAGTGTAAAATAACCATCTTTGTCGCTGTcgatttaagtatattatattttaatttttttttcattgttactTGATTAACAAAGAAGAAGGAACTGCaccttgtatttatattaaaataatttaattttttttgttttatattataaatcttatcgactattacaaaacattttcagTTAGTAttccataataaattaatatttacctttacaatactttattttaaaatcatcttTTACTAAGATGAAATCTAAAATGATGAAAGATGCAAGTCAATCACACATATTCTGACATTTCATGatcgtataataatattataaaaagtctaTATATAATCATATGAAGCAGTAAAAAATATGGTGTGTGATAATAAAACGTCATGTTTTTATATTcgaccattaaaaaaaagtgactGCAACATCGTGAACAAGAATTACTCGTTTGATATCGTTGTATTTTGTTAaggaaaataacttatttaataattaataatgatatttattacaaagaaataaGAGCTATTATTCTTTAATGGATATTTATGTAATCAAGATTTTTACCTCAGTTCAAGGTCAAATTGTTATTTAGGAATATCCTTATCGTCTTGATTTTTAGTATTGAGAGTTACGAATTTCCCTAAAAGGTCATAAGTACACATCATTTAGATGAGTTAATTGATATACTTTGTAAATGATACGCATACATGTACATTtttgttcgttttatttaagtttagtgTCTATTTTGTGCAGCAATGTatatcgttttacaattaatGTGAACTGCACgcaacataatattatacaattggtTACTTCTCGGACAATAACACGCCTTGGGTATCAAACGCCTCCTGGgcaataatttgttatattgaattcgtaaataattacaaaataccgCTGAAAATCTTTCGCCAGTTTTTCGAGAGATGTCAAAAACTCAATACAGCTAAATTATAATGCTAAAATTATGtatctgtatatatgtatgtaaacagTTTGTCTTTTCGCTTTATATAATTACcacatacacacataattaCCATTGTAGGTTTTGAaggataaaaaaaatccatttcacattttatatatattatattatactttatttttattattgcggACATATCAATAGAATAATTCAAAGTACTTCTAATAgtcatattcataataatatacagtATCAGCCAGTAAATTTTCTGCTGCAGGGCTAAGGAGAAAGTTCgaagtatattccaccacgctgctccaacgggttaggatacacatgtggcagaatttcgtttaaataagacacatgaaggtttcctcacaatgcttTCCTTGCACGAGCACTATTAAGAAAATTTTGATACATATGTTAATAGGAGAATGCTGTAATTTGGTACAATGGATTTGCTCTGATGATGAAAACACTCATTTAACTTGAAGTCTTAAATGGTTTGGTCCACGAATCCTTTACCTAGCATTAAAAAGATCGTTTATAGTTTCCTTcatataattctaaataaatttttcaaacaCTATTGAATTTAATCCATATGATCATTAATCCAGTCAGTGTAAGCTCCAATATCCGTGAAGACGACGTATTCGTTCGGGTCGCAAAGGGCGGTGTCAAGTTTGGCAACACTGAGGGATACAATGCCCCTCACATACCAAGCGCCCTTGACATACGATTTTACAAATCTGCTGTCCTCATAAGGTACGTAGACTGCAAAGCCACCGCCACTGTCACCATTACACGCTGATGTTCCTGAAAAAGTTTATGGGTAAGAAAATTTTCTTCTAGACCACACTACTCCATGGAGTTTTTTATTTGGTAAGAGACAGTTATATGGACTATATATGTAGTACAATTACATAAGAGGCACACTCATAACTCACCATTGCGATGGCCAGCACAGAACTTCTTGCCATTAAGAATTGTGGCAAAGAATAAGGGCTTAGATCGTATGCAGTCTAAATCCGATATCATTGGCATTGTCGCTTCGTGAAGCACTGTTGAAAGGGACTCCGTCTGGTCAAAACCCCAACCTGTAACCTGTTAAAAAGTATGTGGTAATATCAGTATCGTATTGGACTATGAGCTTTAAAGTCTGTTTTAATGGACCAGTTGTCTTGAGTCAGCAGTCATTATCAGTGTAGATTATGGTTACGTTTCCTTatcttattttcatttaaaatatactataaaacaaagtcgcattctctgtccctattaaaaatcttatcttGATCCTTTAAATCTTTATGACtatgcaacagattttgatgcggtttttttatagatagagtgattcaagaggaagatctttgtttattgacatggacgatatagtagagaaacactgataattttagaagttcgaatgtgatgtcgtaaataaacaaattctttagtatattaaatatcagtattgcacttgTGCAAAGCCGGCGCGGGTcgctaatattattttaaaaatacataaagggaaaacataaaaccttttttgtaacaaaactttttatttatatttatggttaTCTTATTTGGTGACCACTGCCAATAGTCAATCATCAATggcataaaattacataattttttttattacttaccgTACCATAAACTGTATAGGATGTCAGTTTTTCTTTCAATCTATCAAACCATATACACGCAGGTTgtatatttgaattgaattcaACAGCTGAATTCATTTTCAGCAATGCTATATCATTATCAAGTGTTCTGGGTACAAATTCTTCATGGACGACTACTTCGTATACCTTGcaaaatacaacattttaaaatacgtcTAGAATTTACGCTCCTTTATATCTATAAGAGCATTTACATATATAGCAATCGATCAAGGTGTATTAttctttttacaaatttacaaatatagcaacacgtacagcctgtaaatgattaattaatattttgcccacggctgggctaaggcctcttctccctttgaggagaaactttagaacatattccaacatttatttcaatcaaatatttaaatcaaaatcatctGAATTCAAGCTAAAAGCGTCGTAAGCGACAGCCACATTTCTaacattatatgttttaaactaAAACATACCCCTCTTTCTTGAGAATTGGGATTTCCACCAATCAGATCGTGTTTCCCTAAATTAATACCAAGTGATTCTGGTAAGACAGCTGCGTTATTAATCGTCACACAATGAGCGGCTATAAAGATAACATCGATTTAATTATAGTTAAGcctaatacaattaaaattatcaatcaaTATCACTATTATAATGGCAATcgctttaaaatatgtatgtatttcatttcatagatataatgtattaaaaacattcgaTTATAaccaaaaagttattgttatagcctaagttactccttattacaaaCGTATTGTACCTgtgaaagttccatcaaaatcgatccagccattccagagatcaACAGAAGTAGACGGacagatagaaaaaaaatgtaaaaaaaaatagtgtgtATACTTTCGTTTGCATATGGTAAAAgcggtaattttaatattgcaaacagaccctccaataatattatgtgtatagatgtATGAAAGCTTCTAATATATCATCGGATTCACCAGTTAAAACGTAAGTATTGGAAATCAGTGTTCCTCCACAAATGTACTTCAAAGTTGCTCTTTCGATCCTGAATATTGCGACGTGCCACGGCCAGTCACCAGGCTTTGAAAGAATTCCATGAGTGATAAGCTGATTGGGTCCCTTGCGTCTTCCACATTGGAGATCCGGTACATCTGGTCTGGGTTCAGCACCAACTGGATGCCTTTCAAAATAGCCCtattaagaaaaacatattgAAAACTTCACAAATGGAAACTTCGACGGAATCTCCGAATCATTTGTTTAGTCTCCAgttttagatatataataatatctaagaCAAGAGTTCCATCCATTTATCTCGCAatactaaaaagtattattattttgttaggaCATTTTATTGTGAATAGTTTTCGCCCAGTGATCAAAACTGAAactttaagaaaaacaaaaaaaaagaaagattcGAAGCCTTAGTACAGTATGGaggcaaataataattaactttactttaatacctgtattaattttactttaacataaataaatgaacattaacaacaacaacaacattctgtaaatttcccactgctgagctaaggcctcctctccctttgaggagaaggcttggaacatattccacaacgctgttcgaatgcagattggtggaatacacatctggcagaatttcgatgaaattagacacatgcaggtttcatcacgacaTTTTCCTCCACCGTCGAGCAAGAGATGatatatgaacacaaattaagcacatgaatattctgcagtatttgcctgggtttggaacccgcaaccatcggttaagatgcacgcgttctaaccactgggctatctcagcccAAATAAACATCAAATTCATACAAATATGAAGAACTTACAAAATCAGGTTCTTTACAGTTTTCCTCGCCTTTGATTTTGATGCTCACCAGATAAGGTGGCAATAGAAAGAAATGTCCCTTGACATTGAACTCCAAGTTATCAGTATCGTTGAGTAATACCAATTTGAAGACGTTATTTCCCAGCGTAACAATCCTACTCAGAGAATTTtcctgtaatatataatattatattatatattattataatatttcatttatgtaaGCCCATATTAATCATTCAAACTGGCTTTAAGATCCTGACTTAATTACTCGCTGATAGTTCGCATCTGTTTTTGAAACGACTTTTGTCCCAGTTAAGTAACTACACATAGAAAATTGGgaatggtctcattttgaagagttcCAGCAGTAGATATGCAGAAGAATTAAGAGGATTCTTGCAGTTTAACAAAGATTCAATATTAGAAAGCGAAAAAGTTACTGGCAGGGTAGAGAGCGGTACTACGaatgcataataaaaaaaattaagcgttCTAATCctgtcataggtttcgaaattgCCATAAGTATAAGTCTTGGTAAAGCCACTGGTATAATTGAATCAAGTTTGCGCAATAAATCATTAGTATGTACTCATAGAAAATTCTTACTAAGAGCTCGGAGTAATATAGCTGTGTTACGATTCAATTCACTTATACTCACTTTAGTTCTAAAATcactaaatcaataataaaacgaCCAGAATCATCACTTACCTCTGTGATCATTGCTTCCATATCAAATTTCAATCTTATTTGGGTACCTTTAGTTAGTATTCTGTTAATTCGAATATTGTATCCATCACCCAAACCGGgggaaaaatatgaaataatatcatTTGTATCATTACAAGGCGTATCATTAAATAATGGAATTGTAGCTATACTACCGGATAAGTCTTCTGCGGATTTCAAATTTATCAATAACCCTAGTATTAGCAATGTACtagattttatcaaaatcattgCACTTTATTCactttaatttagaattttacGTGTGACTATTTAGCAATGCTTGATCAACACTAGATATGTTATATCTAGTGTTGATCAAGCATTGCTAGATAGCGTCAGTTCTCATGCTAcatgttttatgaaaaataagtatatttatgatACGTCTGGGTTTTTACGTCATAACATTATAGTACAAAGATGGCGCGCGGATAATGGAACTAATGGTCTATTATATTTGAGATATATCGATAAGAACATCGCAAtctaatagtattaaaaattatatagtagtatagctTTTGAGTTGATTACTAGGCTAAGGGTAAGTGTAATATTATGTTCAAATATTTGAACATATAAGaactcaaatatattaaactatcgTTAAAAATCCTGACGAAAAAGtagaattgtttaaaaaaaagaaagagagaAAGACAAAGAGAGTTagacagcgactttgttttatacaatttttagcTGCTAATAATGTgttcatattacattattttaatatctggGTACTTTGAATAATTCCTTACGGTGCCATATTTTGCAGCATATAAAAGTTCAAGGTTAGTATTAAAAACAAGTTCTGAAGTCAAcagatgtttataattattactaaatagtataaaactaagtcgttTTCCGCTATCTGTCTGACCCTGTGTATGGTTACATCTTTAAGACTACGCAACGAATATAAaacatgcataatatagtagagaaaccctgataattttaaaggtttattTCGAATTTAAGCATTACatctttaaatttgataaagatCACTATCTCTGAGGTGACTAAAAAGGTGTGAAAGTTGTAAATGTATCACGGTTTTCTGTAGAATATTCAATATAAGTATTGcttccgtgcgaagccagggtttcttatttacttaataatctGATATTATTCTACATTCGACAGGTCCGACTTTACAAGGattgtaatttgttattaaataaaatgcaaaatagcaataaaatattaaaaagattttttatttgtaacgtttatatttaattttgaagtttaGATTAAATCAGATTAGACAACTATGGTGGCAAATTTATCGTTGTgagtatttcttacagtactaaCGTCTAAGCGGTGGTGGCCACTTAGCATAAGGCCACTTGACAGGCCACATCATACTTACGATTTGTTTTAGCTGTTGCTGGTCACAATTTTTTTCCTATTTCTTGAGTTCTTTTTATTGCCACTCCAAAGACAtgctatacattttaataaaggtGAATAAAAGCAGAGgtttattgtaaaatagtttAAGTTTAGGTTTCCAAAAAATTCTATAAATGGCTATTTTAACTACATAGTTGATTTAGCTAAAGCCACAGCTAAGCCCTTCAATATGgaaggatatataaaaaaagcccAAATGCATGCTGCATTTTTTTGACGAGTCTTTTAATTTACACTGACAAGgatgcatttttaaatataattggtgatattattcttaaaatttgTTGATCTCAATCCATATGATCATTAATCCAATCTGTGTAAGCTCCAATATCCGTGAACACGACGTATTCGTTCGGGTCGCAAAGGGCGGTGTCAAGTTTGGCAACACTGAGGGATACAATGCCTCGCACATACCAGGCGCCCTTAAGGTGCCCTTTGACAAAATTGCTGTCCTCATAAGGCACGTAGACGACAAATCCTCCACCACTATCACCGTTACACGCTGATGTTCCTGAAGAAGTAAATGGGTTAAATAATCTTTTACTAGACATAACAGTTCTTTAAAGGCTTGTATTATCGTTTTCCTCATTTCCTATCTCTTTACTAAACTCAACTAATCAATCTTTTTAGCAACTTATCAATTCTACGACGTTATTAATTGACCTTTTTCCAAAGAGTTGCTGTCTTTCAATCAAAAGGCTGATTAAGCCTTCATGACTGACGGGAACTAAAGACAAAACATTATCTATAATGGAATCAATACCAGGAAATCTATTCCATGTTTGTTAATTGTCACTTTAAGGAAAGCCTTATGTTAAAGCGCCAATGAATTTGGTTCaagatgataaatatttttttatctcgtCTGCTtactataaactaaaataaacatatatacaacaaaataatgttcTAGAAAGTTTTAGTTCTAAAAGATAACAACAGTAAAGTTCTTGATAGGATATGTCTATC
Coding sequences within it:
- the LOC124539461 gene encoding chymotrypsin-C-like, whose amino-acid sequence is MILIKSSTLLILGLLINLKSAEDLSGSIATIPLFNDTPCNDTNDIISYFSPGLGDGYNIRINRILTKGTQIRLKFDMEAMITEENSLSRIVTLGNNVFKLVLLNDTDNLEFNVKGHFFLLPPYLVSIKIKGEENCKEPDFGYFERHPVGAEPRPDVPDLQCGRRKGPNQLITHGILSKPGDWPWHVAIFRIERATLKYICGGTLISNTYVLTAAHCVTINNAAVLPESLGINLGKHDLIGGNPNSQERGVYEVVVHEEFVPRTLDNDIALLKMNSAVEFNSNIQPACIWFDRLKEKLTSYTVYGTVTGWGFDQTESLSTVLHEATMPMISDLDCIRSKPLFFATILNGKKFCAGHRNGTSACNGDSGGGFAVYVPYEDSRFVKSYVKGAWYVRGIVSLSVAKLDTALCDPNEYVVFTDIGAYTDWINDHMD